The Chryseobacterium indicum genome includes a window with the following:
- a CDS encoding TonB-dependent receptor plug domain-containing protein, with protein sequence MIKKILPVFLVGTFCFMYAQEKSTDIETIEVQGKLISTPYKTANQNITIITREDIINSPAKSIDEILQQVPGMDIRRRGANGVQSDIGFRGSSFEQVLLLLNGIRMNDSQTGHNSMNLPVDLDDIERIEVIKGPAARRFGQNAYAGVINVITKTNPGKRVKISAEGGDYKTYGFGLNAQLGNEKFSNSLQANSAGSEGYMYNTDYEIRNVFYQSKLNIKEGDIRLQAGFSEKKFGANGFYASKAATEQYEETQASIVSLAHQQRFGKLKLSSNVYWRRGQDMYLFNRQKPEIYRNMHIGNNVGGEVNSTYEWGLGTTGIGVELRKEFLVSNNLGERNRFVSQVFFEHHFSLLNKKLNISPGISWANYSKEGNFFYPGLDVGFSFNPNNKIYGNIAKVHRVPTFTDLYYVSKTEVGNPNLKPESAVYAELGYQYQTKNILAKVSGFLRDSGNAIDWTKIKPNDAGWYAQNIGDTTLKGIEAEFNHRLNEWLKYTVGYTYLDNKANQSGNFVARYVLDNLKHQFIAKLETKFLKNFTNEVVYRYNGRLNNGSYNLLDEKLSFAKKDFSVYVLINNLTNTSYTETFGVQMPQRWFHIGFSYNINIK encoded by the coding sequence ATGATTAAAAAAATACTTCCTGTTTTTCTTGTAGGAACATTCTGCTTTATGTACGCACAGGAAAAATCAACCGATATTGAGACCATTGAGGTTCAGGGAAAACTTATTTCAACACCTTACAAAACAGCCAACCAGAATATCACGATCATTACAAGAGAAGACATCATTAATTCTCCTGCAAAAAGCATCGATGAAATTCTTCAGCAGGTTCCGGGAATGGATATCAGAAGGAGAGGAGCGAATGGTGTGCAGAGTGATATCGGCTTTAGAGGAAGCTCTTTTGAACAGGTTCTGCTGCTTCTTAACGGAATCAGGATGAATGATTCGCAGACCGGACATAACTCCATGAATCTTCCTGTTGATCTTGATGATATCGAAAGAATTGAAGTAATCAAAGGTCCTGCAGCAAGACGATTCGGGCAGAATGCCTATGCCGGAGTAATTAATGTGATCACAAAAACAAATCCGGGAAAAAGAGTAAAGATAAGCGCAGAAGGAGGAGATTATAAAACTTACGGTTTTGGTCTGAACGCTCAGCTTGGAAATGAAAAATTTTCCAATTCTTTACAGGCTAATTCTGCAGGTTCAGAAGGCTATATGTACAATACAGATTATGAGATCAGAAATGTATTTTATCAGAGTAAACTGAATATAAAAGAAGGTGATATCAGACTTCAGGCTGGTTTTTCTGAGAAGAAATTCGGAGCAAATGGTTTTTATGCTTCAAAAGCGGCTACGGAACAGTATGAAGAAACGCAGGCTTCAATTGTAAGTTTAGCCCATCAGCAAAGATTCGGAAAGTTAAAACTCAGCTCAAATGTGTACTGGAGAAGAGGACAGGATATGTATCTTTTCAACAGGCAGAAACCTGAAATTTACCGTAATATGCACATCGGAAATAATGTAGGAGGAGAGGTGAATTCTACTTACGAATGGGGATTGGGAACAACAGGAATAGGAGTAGAATTAAGAAAAGAATTTCTGGTAAGCAACAATCTGGGAGAAAGAAACCGTTTTGTATCGCAGGTTTTCTTTGAACACCATTTTTCTTTACTCAATAAAAAATTAAACATCAGTCCCGGAATTTCCTGGGCAAATTATTCCAAAGAAGGAAACTTTTTTTATCCCGGTTTGGATGTAGGATTTAGCTTTAACCCAAACAATAAAATCTACGGAAATATTGCAAAAGTTCACAGGGTTCCTACTTTCACAGATTTGTATTATGTAAGCAAAACAGAGGTTGGAAATCCGAATCTGAAACCTGAAAGTGCGGTTTACGCAGAATTGGGATACCAGTATCAGACAAAAAATATTCTGGCAAAAGTAAGCGGATTCCTTCGGGATTCCGGAAATGCAATCGACTGGACTAAAATTAAGCCGAATGATGCAGGCTGGTATGCACAGAACATAGGAGATACTACCTTAAAAGGAATTGAAGCGGAATTTAATCACAGATTAAATGAATGGCTGAAATATACAGTCGGTTACACGTATCTGGATAACAAAGCGAATCAGTCTGGTAATTTTGTGGCAAGATATGTTCTGGATAATTTAAAACATCAGTTCATTGCAAAGCTGGAAACAAAATTCCTGAAAAACTTTACCAATGAAGTAGTTTACCGTTATAATGGAAGACTGAACAATGGAAGCTATAATCTTCTTGATGAAAAACTGAGTTTTGCCAAAAAAGATTTTTCCGTGTATGTTTTAATTAATAATCTAACAAATACTTCATATACAGAAACTTTCGGTGTACAAATGCCGCAAAGATGGTTCCACATTGGTTTTTCTTACAATATTAATATTAAGTAA
- a CDS encoding IS1595 family transposase, producing MINTNFNSILELIQTFSSEQVCIEYLEQMRWGGIVESPFDSASKVYKCSKNRYKCRNTGKYFNVKTGSMFENTKISLQKWFLAIWLLTSGKKGISSVQLAKDIGVTQKTAWFLSHRIRECFGIENNNELTGDVECDETFIGGKNRNRHRHKKVEYSKSRDFPDKVPVVGMLQRGGKMNAYVVNDTKKASIQPFIYQYVISENTRLISDEWCGYKGLGKSYFHLVVDHSKKEYVNSEDKSIHTNTIEGCWKILKNSVSGIYNFVSKKHLQKYVNEFIYKFNLRYISSNEKFTYLLKKCTVRTKYEDLIK from the coding sequence ATGATTAACACAAATTTCAATTCTATACTGGAGTTAATACAGACTTTCTCTTCCGAGCAGGTCTGCATTGAGTATCTTGAACAAATGAGATGGGGCGGAATTGTTGAAAGTCCGTTCGACTCTGCTTCTAAAGTGTATAAATGCAGTAAAAATCGCTACAAATGCAGGAACACCGGAAAATATTTTAACGTTAAAACAGGTTCCATGTTTGAGAATACTAAAATCAGCCTGCAGAAATGGTTTTTGGCGATATGGCTCCTTACATCCGGAAAAAAAGGGATCAGTTCTGTTCAGCTTGCAAAGGATATCGGAGTAACGCAGAAAACAGCATGGTTCCTGTCGCATCGTATACGTGAATGTTTCGGCATTGAAAATAACAATGAACTTACAGGAGATGTGGAATGTGACGAAACATTTATTGGCGGCAAGAACAGAAACAGGCACCGTCATAAAAAAGTAGAATATTCTAAAAGCCGTGATTTTCCGGATAAAGTTCCTGTTGTAGGAATGCTGCAGAGAGGTGGTAAAATGAATGCATACGTTGTAAACGACACAAAAAAAGCCAGTATTCAGCCGTTTATCTATCAATATGTAATTTCCGAAAATACCCGGTTAATAAGTGATGAATGGTGCGGATATAAAGGATTGGGTAAATCATATTTTCATTTGGTCGTTGATCATTCCAAAAAAGAATATGTTAATTCTGAAGATAAATCTATACATACCAATACGATTGAAGGGTGCTGGAAAATTCTTAAAAATTCTGTCTCTGGAATTTATAATTTTGTATCTAAGAAGCATCTTCAAAAATATGTAAATGAATTTATTTATAAGTTCAACTTGAGATATATATCCAGCAACGAGAAATTTACATATCTGCTCAAAAAATGCACGGTTAGAACCAAATACGAGGATCTCATTAAATAA